In Vespula vulgaris chromosome 19, iyVesVulg1.1, whole genome shotgun sequence, a single genomic region encodes these proteins:
- the LOC127070726 gene encoding polypeptide N-acetylgalactosaminyltransferase 3-like isoform X2, with translation MWYNMLPRLRRIYRFYMIVVVIIMIIGFIIWSNSKEKSNDFDSSRHLNDRQDYLDSPGIKVIVGHYIGDSINPLITSNITKEIINKNMFDPRPFEGRNGEPVIIPSKDFIKMQQLYQINHFNLMASDRIPLNRSLPDIRKKKCITRYANLVDLPRTSIIIVFHNEAWSTLLRTVHSVINRSPKKLLEEIILVDDNSDRDFLKNPLDEYVRTLDVSTRVIHSRKRIGLIKARILGAKEAKSEVLTFLDAHCECTVGWLEPLLEVVAKNKTRVVCPIIDIINDNTFSYTQSLEPHWGAFNWDLHFRWLSLNGQLLKERLKDIIEPFRTPAMAGGLFSMNRDYFFELGGYDDQMRIWGGENLELSFRVWQCGGSIEIVPCSHVGHLFRETSPYTFPGGVDEVLYGNLVRVALVWMDEWAEFFFKFNPGAARLRDKQQVRSRLALRKELQCKNFKWYLDNVWPEHFFPKDNQFFGKIVHLVTKKCIMRPPIKTVYSQISTYLILETCVPRPILTQMFIMTKTGVIMTDESLCLDIVENDTQHTRPEIKIMACNGLDKQKWQYNVKFSPNDLFIWMRG, from the exons CTAATGATTTTGATTCTTCAAG ACATCTAAATGATCGACAAGATTATTTGGATAGTCCAGGTATTAAAGTGATAGTAGGTCATTACATAGGAGATTCCATTAATCCATTGATAACTTCTAATATTACAAAAg aaattattaataaaaatatgttcgaTCCTCGTCCGTTTGAAGGTAGAAACGGAGAACCAGTTATAATACCATCTAAAGATTTCATCAAAATGCAACAACTCtatcaaataaatcatttcaatttaatgGCAAGTGATAGAATACCATTAAATCGTTCTTTACccgatataagaaaaaaaaa ATGTATTACGAGATATGCGAATTTAGTTGATCTTCCGAGAACGTCGATAATCATAGTATTTCATAATGAAGCATGGAGTACATTATTGAGGACAGTTCATAGTGTCATTAATAGATCacctaaaaaattattagaagaaataatacTCGTCGATGACAATAGTGATAGAG attttttaaaaaatcctTTGGATGAATACGTAAGGACGTTAGATGTTTCCACGCGAGTAATACATTCAAGAAAACGAATAGGTTTGATAAAAGCTAGAATTTTGGGAGCAAAAGAAGCCAAAAGCGAAGTACTCACTTTTCTTGATGCCCATTGTGAATGTACGGTTG GATGGTTGGAACCATTGTTGGAAGTGGTAGCAAAGAACAAGACTCGTGTAGTATGTcctattatcgatattatcaaCGACAATACGTTCAGTTACACACA atcatTGGAACCGCATTGGGGCGCCTTCAATTGGGATTTGCATTTCCGTTGGTTAAGCCTAAACGGTCAACTTTTAAAAGAGAGACTTAAGGACATCATAGAACCGTTTAGAACACCTGCTATGGCCGGTGGACTCTTTTCGATGAACAGAGATTATTTTTTCGAGTTGGGTGGTTACGATGATCAAATGCGCATTTGGGGTGGTGAGAATTTAGAACTATCCTTTCGTGTTTGGCAATGTGGTGGCAGCATAGAAATTGTTCCTTGTTCGCACGTCGGCCATCTTTTTCGAGAGACATCGCCGTACACTTTCCCTGGTGGAGTGGATGAGGTACTCTATGGAAATCTTGTCAGAGTAGCTTTGGTATGGATGGACGAGTGggctgaattttttttcaagtttaaTCCcg ggGCAGCCAGATTAAGGGACAAACAACAAGTTAGATCGAGATTAGCTTTGCGAAAAGAATTACAATGTAAGAACTTCAAATGGTATTTGGACAATGTTTGGCctgaacatttttttccaaAGGATAATCAATTTTTCGGCAAG ATCGTACATCTGGTTACAAAGAAATGCATCATGCGTCCTCCGATAAAAACTGTGTACTCGCAGATTTCGACTTATCTCATTCTCGAAACGTGCGTGCCACGTCCGATTCTTACTCAAATGTTCATTATGACTAAAACTGGTGTTATAATGACGGATGAAAGCCTTTGCTTGGATATAGTGGAGAACGATACGCAACATACAAGGccagaaataaagataatggCTTGTAATGGTCTCGATAAACAAAAATGGCAATACAACGTAAAG TTTTCCCCAAATGATTTGTTTATATGGAtgagaggataa